CTTTGCGCACGGCAGCTTTCCCCTCAGCAAAAGAGTAGGCAAAATCGTATTGAATAGGAATGACCAGCTTGCCTTTTTTGTTGATAAACCCATATTTTTTGTCCTTTCGTACCTTGGCAAGCCCCGCGATAAAATCAGCTACATAATCATAAGTAGCCGGAATGACTAGCTTATTCTTTTTGTTAATGAACCCATATTTACCGTCTTTCTTTATTCTGGCGAGTCCCTCTTTAAAACCAGCCGCAAAATCGTATTGGATAGGAATGACTAGCTTGCCTTTTTTGTCGATAAATCCGTATTTTTTATTTTGCTTTACGGCAGCAAGCCCCTCCGAAAAGTCGGCGCTATACTGGTATTGAGGCTCTATAACCACTTTGCCCTGTTTGTTAAAGTAGCCATATTTGCCATAACGTTTGGCTTGTACCCTTATGAGTCCTTCCTGGTATCGCCCTAGGTAATGGTGCTTCGCCGGAATGACTACCTTGCCTTTCATGTCAATTAACCCATATCGTATGTTGGGCCTTTTGACTTTTTTTCTTACAACTGGTGGGTCTTCAATGACTTTTTTGGTTTTTTGGGTAATTTTAAAGAAACCATTGTCCAGCCTGCGTATCTGCTTGTAGGCTTGGGTGGTGAGTGTTTTTCCTTTGGTATCTACCACATAATACCCCGAACCATAACTGCCCTTGCTCGCTATAGAGGTTCCTTTTTTAAAGTTTTCGGTGTAGCGAAAAGTAGGAGGGATGACCATTTTGCCTTTGGTATTGATGGCACCAAACTTATTGCTGCCAAGGTCTTTTACCCAGGCAAGCCCTTCTGAAAACTCAAATGCAGTAGGGTACTTAAAAGGCAAAATTGTTTTACCTGTTTTGTTGATGTAGCCATACCTGCCATCTTTTTTTACTGCGGCAAGCCCTTGGCTATACTTGGTGGCGTAATCGTATTGGAGAGGAATCACTATTTTGCCCGTTTTGTTGACGTAACCGTATTTTCCGTCTTTTTCTACCCTACCGAGTCCTTCCGAAAAGCCTAGATTAAGGTCATATTGAGTGGGTACAATGATGCCTTTTTGGTTGGCATAGCCGTACTTTCTGTCTTTTTTGATTCTAATAATACCTTCTTTGGCGGCTGCTACATAGTCGTACTCGCAAGGTACTATGAGCTTGCCTTGGGTATTGACAGCTCCGTATTTTCTGTCTTTTTTCACCCTTATAATGCCCTCTTTTACTCCTATCACATAGTCATATTCGCAGGGCACTATGAGTTTACCTTTTTTGTCAATACAGCCATACTTTTTGTTTTCTACTACTTTGGCGTAGCCATTTTCAAAGGCAGTAACATAACTATAATTAACGCTTAAAACATTTTTGCCGTTCTTGTCTATAAAATAGTACTTACCATCTTTCCTCACCCTGGCAAGCCCTTCCGAAAACTCGCTTACCGAAGTATAGCCTCCACGAATCACCCATTGTTCTTTGGTGTTGATATACCCCCGTTCACCATTTTTACGCACGGGTGCCAACCCCTCTTTGCCAAAACTGCCAGCCCAATCATACTCAAATGGGATCGCTACTTCGTGTTTTAGGTTAACAAAGCCGTATTTCCCCCCACTTTTTTTTCGGGCTACTACCAATCCTTTAGAAGGGGTACCCAAACGGTAGTATTTTGGTGGAATCAGCAATTTGCCCCTGGGGCTAAGTATGCCCTGTGTTGAAGTAGTAACATATCTTTTGGTGGGGGTTGTCTTGATTGGTTGAGAGACTATACGGGTAACCTTAGAGACTTTTAGTAACCCTTTTTTGCCGTGGTAGTATAACCTGTCATACTTAAGGTCAACTACTAACTTACCTTTATTATCTATTGCGCCATACTTGCCTGTTCTTAGCTTTGCTCTTTTTACAATGGCTATCCCATTATTAAAGCGGTAGCCTACAGCATAGCCAAAATCCACTACTACTTTACCTTTTTTGTCAATGGCACCATACTTTCCCAAAGGCGTTTTCTTTACCCATGCCAACCCCTCATGAAATCTATTGCCATAGTTGTAGTACATGATCGGAATCACCAATTTGCCTTTGGTATCAATGTAGCCCACTTTTCCGTCTTTTTTTACTGCAGCCAGCCCTTCGCTAAACTCATAGGTGTAATTGTATTGAAACGGAACCACTACTTTGCCAGTTGTATTGATAAACCCCCACTTACCTTCTTTATTTACATTTGCCAATCCGTGGCTAAAGTTGCCCGCCTTTTTGTATTGCAAAGGCACCACTACTTTGCCTTGGATGTTGGCAAAACCATACTTTTCGTCTTTTTTAACTTTCACCAACAAATCATCATTCACATAGCTTATGTAGTCATATTCGATAGGCAATAATAGCTTGCCTTTTTTATCAATCAAGCCATACTTGCCATTGCTTTTTACCCTTGCTACTCCTTTTTTAAAGCTATAGCAAAGGCTATAAATGGCAGGAATCACGAGTTTACTTTGTTTGTTGATGTAGCCATACTTACCGTTGACTTTCACATCGGCGAGCCCTTCCGAAAATGGGTAGGCACGATCATAGGTGGCAGGTATTACGAGCTTGCCCTTCTTGTTTATATAACCATAAAAAGAGTTATCAGTGCGTACTGCGGCAAGCCCATCTGAGAATGAATAGGCTCTTTTGAATTTAAAAGGAATGACTGTTTCATTTTTAAGGTTGATATATCCGTAGAGTCCTTTTTTGGTTTTTTTGGCCATTATCAACCCTTCCGATACACTGCCTAACCTGGCATAATTGGTGGGTATGAGCATTTGCCCCTTTTTGTTGATCACCCCATACTCATAAGTGGTGATTACTCGTGGTTTTTTTCTTACCTTACGAGTAGTAGCAATAGGCGTCTCAATGGTTGTCTCGTATTCTTCATTTATTTTTACAATCCGAGCCATACCCTCGTGAAAGTGGAGGATGAGGTCATACTTAAAGTCAACAATTACTTTTCCCTTGCGGTCAATTACCCCGTATTGCTTGTCTTTGCTCACTATAGCATACCCTTCTCTAAAACGCTTCGCTTTTTTGTAGAGGGGTTCAATAATGGTTTTACCGTTTTTGTCAATGGCGCCATAATTGGCCTTATGCGATTTTCTTACCCAAGCCAGTCCTTCGCTAAATGATTGTACTCTGGAATAGTCGTTTTTGATAGTGAGGTTACCAGTCAGGTCTATGTAACCGTATTTAAAATCTTTCTGAACTGCAGCAAGCCCCTCTGTAAATTTTTTGGCGCGGTAGTAGGTAGGCGGAATTACCTCGGTACCGGTTTTATCGATAAAACCGTATTTTTTATGCCCTTTTTCTACCAAAGCCAGCCCTTGGTTAAAGTCGCTCACCGAACGATACAAGCGTCCTATAACAATGCGCCCCCCACGGTCTATAAATCCGCTTTTTCCGCTTTGGCTAATGGCTGAAAGCCCTTCTTTAAAAGGACGGACATAAGTATATTGGTAATCAATTACTTTGCGCCCACGTTTGTCTATAAAACCCCAGCGGTAGTCCATACGGGCAGCGGCAAGTCCTTCCGAAAATTTACCTGCCCTTTCGAATTGAAAATCTATTTTTATTTTTCCTTTTTTATCAATAAAGCCATACTTGCCATCTTTTTTTACTGCGGCCAGCCCTTCGCTAAAATCCAGGGCTTTATCGAACTGGGGCTTGATCACTTCTCTCCCTTTCTTGTCGATAAATCCATATTTTTTGCCTACTTTGATCACCGCCCGACCCTCGGAGAAGTTGCCGGCATAGGCATATTTCATCTTGACAATGACTTTCCCTTTTTTGTTGATAAACCCATATTCGCGGGCGGGAGGTTGTGCTTGAGCAGCTATAAGGTTGCCAAATAACAGCAAGCTTGAAATAACTAAACTTTTTAATATTAGGTGTTTCATTTAACTATAAACTTTAATAGAGTAAGCGGTTTATACTGATTGTTAAACCAGCTTAAGTAAAAAATTAAAAAATGAGTTGTTAAATATTTGATAATTAGGTATATAGCATAAGAACTGATCTGGTCTTTTTAAATGCTTGTGAAAACTACTCATTATTTAAAGATGAAATGAGTTCTTCTAACAAAAAAACGTGTTTTAGGAATGAACAAAAAATAACGTCTTCCTGATCAATCAGGGCTGTAAGCAGTTCGGTAACTTATTTTTTCACCATTCCTTAGTGATCTTTCATAAATAATTTGAGCCATTAAAGTGTATCTATTGCCCTCATTCTTCTCAAAAAAAAAGCTTCATAGCTTTGGCTATGCACCGTTTTTTTTGAATTGTCTGAGAACAATATATTTTCTTGAATTGGCACATCTTATTTTTTCCAGATCACTTAGAAAGATATTTATCATTCTTATTATCTTGTTTTTAGTTATCATGAATGAGTAAGACCCTGAAATACTCTACAGTCTGAACGATTCCTTTATAAAATGAACTTGGTTTACAATGTTGGCATCTATTACTTCCAAAATTATTCAAAAACTGAACATAAAAAAAAACCTCTATGGCAATCAGGACGATTTGCCGAAGGGTAAAGTTGCCAAAAAAGATGTGCAAGATGCCTTGCAAGAGGTCTATAAGCGTGGCGATAAAGTGATGACCGTGTTCATCGGTTTGCACTTAGTAGTTGCCTTGATCATTGCCCTTATTTTTCAGAATATATGGGCAGAAACCCTCACCGCCGGGCTTACTGCAGTAGGATTGTTTGGGTTAAGCGTTACCTTTCGCCCCCGTAAGTTTTTTACCAGGGTAATAGCAGGGATATGTTTGCAGATGTTTGCATTTTTGTTGTTTTACCAGCTTCAGGTACAGGGGCAGAAAATAGACGAAGGGCGTTTTTTCTTTTTTATTGCCTTTACCATTATGATCGTGTACCAGGACTGGAGGGCAATTTGGCCAGGAGCCATTTTTTTGTTTGGGGTCATTACCCTTCCTATTGTGCTGAGTTACGTAGAGCTTTTTACGGGAGCCAATATAGGTAGTTTTCTCGACTTTGTAATGGAAACTGAGTTTGTAAAAGCTACCCGTGAGTTGTTTTTTGCCACGGAAGGAAAGCAACAAGTGATTTTATACGATCGCCTCATTGCTTATTTTGGTATTTTGAGCATTCAGGTGGTTTTGTGCAGTAGCTGGGCGTATTTTATGCAGATTCAAACCATCAAGGAGATGTTGTCGAAACGTAGCCTGATAGCACAGCAAAAACAAATAGCTCAAGCCAACGAAGAGCTTGAAAACAATGTGAAAAACAAGACTGAAGACCTGCAACGTGCACTCGAAACCTCACAAACCACCGAGGAAGAGCTTCGGCAAAACATGGAAGAGTTGCAAGCTACTCAAGACGAAATGAACGTACAGTCGCGCAAAATCAGAGACAGCCAGGAGGCGATGAAAAAGGTAGAGCAAGAGTTGCGACAACGCCAGCAAGACATGGAACGCACTCAATGGCTGGAGTCCAATTTGTCTAAGTTTGACGACTTGATGCGCTTAAACTACGACAAAAGCCTGGAAGAGTTTACCGATGTGGTTTTACTGAATCTTGCCGATTTATTGAATGGTTCTCAGGCGGCACTGTATGTGTACGACGAAGACAAAGACCGGATAGAAATGAAGGGTGGCTATGCCTGCACACCTAAAACAGTAAAAAAATCAAGCTTTTATATAGGCGAAGGGGTGCTGGGGCAAATTGTAAAAACCAAGAAAACCCACTACCTCGAAGACTTACCCATTGATTCGGCAACGGTGGAGTCTGCCTTGTCAAAAATAAGCAATAAAAGCCTGATTGTGGTACCATTGCTCTACAATGAAAAAATTCAGGGAGTACTGGAGCTTGCCAGCCTAAGTGCTATGAGCGAGTTGCATCGCCATTTTTTAGAGCGGTTGGGCAAAAATATTGCGTCTATGTTACAAAACATCCGCAGTATGCTACGCACCCAAAAACTCTTGAAACAATCGCGTGAAATGACCGATGAGTTGCAACGCAATACTGCCCAAATAGAACAAACTCAATTGGAAATAGAGCGTAGGGCGGCCGAGTTCCAGGCGCAGTTTAATGCCATTAACCTCTCTATGCTGGTGGTAGAATATACCGAGGAAGGAGAGATCACCCAGGTAAATAAAAAGTTCCTTAAACTATCTAAATACACCAAAGACGAACTCGTTGGGCAGCACCACAGCTCTTTGCTGCCGGTAAAAGTGGCAGAGTCTGAAGACTACAAACAGTTTTGGCGCAAGGTACACGAAGAAGCTTACCACGAAACTGAGCATAAACTGGTGACTAAAGATGGAGCCACGTTTTGGTTACGGGCAAACTATTATTGCCTTGCCACCGAACAAAAGAAAAAACCATCGACCAAGCCAATATATGCCTCTGGTACAAAACAACTCCCCACTACTTCGCCTCAATCGGAGGGTACCCCGACTACTACCACCCACAGTGCCCCCCCTAGTGTTGTCCGTGACGTGAGCGGTGCGCACTCTATGTCACAAACCATTATGATGATTGGCTGGGACATTAGTTTGCAAAAATTGCAAGAGCAGCAAATCAAACAAAACCTGGAAGAACTACAAACCCGTGAGTTGGAAAGTCAACAAAGCATTAAGCAGATGCAAAAACTGCAGGACGAACTGGAAACCAGGGCAAAAGAGTACCAAGGGCAGCTTCAGGCAATTAACCTGTCTATTGCCATGATTAATATGGATAGAGATGGGGTGATTTTGTCCATGAATGACAAGTTTGCCGAGATATTTAATTATGCTAAAAACGATTTGGTTGGGCAACACCACGAGGTATTGGTAAGAGATGGTTATGCCAAAAGCAAACCTTACCGAAAACTATGGCAACAGTTGTATAAAAATGAGTTTGTAGAAGGGGAGTTCAAAGGAATTACCAGGGATGAAAAAGTAGTGTGGCTCAGGGGAAGTTATTACCCCATTACCGATGCCCGCAACAATTTGTCTAAGATTTTGGTATTGGCGTATGACATTACCAAAGAACGGGAGCAAGCCGCTCAGATTAAACAAAACATTGCCGACCTTGAAAAAGTACGCGAAGAGCTTGAGATTAAAACCAATGAGATGAGCGCCCAATTAGAGGTAGTAAACCTGATCGCAGGAGTAGTGGAGTTAGCGCCTACTGGCGAAATATTAAGTGTCAATGAATTGTTTCTTGAGTTTGCCAAATATGATGGTGTGGAAGAGCTTGCCGGACAACACCACCAAGTGTTGGTAGATGCTGGTTTTGCCCAGACCAAGGCATACAAAAAGCTTTGGGAAACCTTGGGCAAAGGCGAACACATTGAGGGTATTTATGAGTATTTAGCAAAAGATAAGTCAAAAATAAAACTTCAGGGCAGCTTTTTTCCTGTCAAAAATCAAGAAGGCAAAGTATTTAAAATTCTTCACCTCACGCTTGACATTACCACTGATAGCAAGCAAAGAATTGGGGCGGGTGAGTAGACTCGTTGATGGATGCCATGTAGCTTCTTTTTGGCACTGAAAATAAACAGCCATCATCACCCATTCAACGCTGTTTGTACCAAAAGAAAGTTAAAAAAAAACAATGAACATCGAAGACGAATTGATTAGAGAAAACTCCAAAGAAAATGCCTTGGCTATAGCCAATTACATTGGGGCAGACCCTCACCGTTTTGCTCAATTGATGGCTTTGTTTTTACAAGGTGAATCCCTGGTGGTGCAAAGGGCTGCCTGGGTACTGTCTAAGTGCGCCGACCAATACCCTGAGTTGCTCACCCCACACCTAAAGTCTATGATAGAAAACCTGCAAGGAGAGGAGGTGCCCGTAGCCGTGCAACGTAATGCCTTGCGGGTGCTCCAAAATGTAGAGGTGCCAGAAGCATTGCTGGGTACGCTTGCCGAGGTATGCTTTAAATATATGGAAGACCCTAAAGCAGCCATTGCTGTCAAGGTGTTTGCTATGACCAACCTATACAACGTTACCCAAAAAGAACCTGCACTGGCAAATGAACTCAAGCTGCTAATCAAGTACCAGCTTCCCTATGCTTCGGCAGGGTTTAAGTCGCGGGCAAATAAAATACTGACGGCTTTGAACAAGCAGTAATCGTATTGAAAAATAGGAATAATGAGGGTAAATGCATATCTTAAGGCATTTGTAAACCACTCATTTAGCCCATGTTTTATGTTAGTAGAATTAGCTATAGGGGATGCCTACGGAGCACAGTTTGAATTTGCTGACCCCGAATTGGTAGAACAGCACAATCATTTGCAGTATATAGCAGTAAGAGACGACGCCATATCTCCGGGAAGTTATACCGACGATACCCAGCAAACAATTGCCATTGCTGAGTTGTTGGTAGAAGGAACAGAATGGACGCCTGAAAATATTGCGGGCAAGCTGGTAGAAGTGTATCACCGTGATCCTCGCAAAGGATACTCAAGGCGGGTAAAAATCGCTTTGAATGCTTCGGCTAACGGGGCAGAGTTTCTCAAAAATATTGACCCCAACAGCGACACTAGTGGGGCCGCCATGCGTGCTTGTCCTTTGGGTATTATCCATGACTTGCCCGAATTGGTAGAACGGGTGACTATTCAAGCAAAAGTTTCTCACAATACTCCATTAGGCATACAAGCTTCTCTGGCTACCGCATTGGCTACCCATTATTGTATTTATGAAATAGGCGAACTCAGTGATTTGGGCGAATTTATTGTAAGTCAGGTGCCTGGCGATTGGAATGTGGCGTATGATGAGTTTGTGGGGCAAAAAGGCTGGATGAGTGTAAGGGCTGCCCTGACAGTGCTCAGTAAACATGACAACCTTGCCGATATGCTCAAGGCTTGCATTGCTTTTACGGGCGATGTAGACACTGTGGCCACTATAGCCTTGGGTGCGGCTTCAAACACTGCCCGGATAGAAAAAAACCTGCCCGACTGTCTTTACCAAAACCTGGAATCGAGCAACTATGGACTGGAGTACCTACAGGCATTGAACGAACGCTGGCTTGAGCTTAAGGTGGTGCCTAATTTATAAATGTTGTGGCAGTTGTACGCTTACTTTTCAATGACGAGTGGGTTGCCTCCCAAGACAATGTACCCCCCCTATAGAAAAACGTTTCTTAGCTTTGGTCTCACTTCGCCAAGAACAAAGCTAAGAAACAACATGGAGCTGGGAAGCAATACAAAAATTCGACTTTTTATTCCGTTTGAAGTATATGAGGAAGCAAACCTAAACTTAACAATGAGCAATGGAAGAGCAAGAGTAC
The window above is part of the Microscilla marina ATCC 23134 genome. Proteins encoded here:
- a CDS encoding ADP-ribosylglycohydrolase family protein, which gives rise to MLVELAIGDAYGAQFEFADPELVEQHNHLQYIAVRDDAISPGSYTDDTQQTIAIAELLVEGTEWTPENIAGKLVEVYHRDPRKGYSRRVKIALNASANGAEFLKNIDPNSDTSGAAMRACPLGIIHDLPELVERVTIQAKVSHNTPLGIQASLATALATHYCIYEIGELSDLGEFIVSQVPGDWNVAYDEFVGQKGWMSVRAALTVLSKHDNLADMLKACIAFTGDVDTVATIALGAASNTARIEKNLPDCLYQNLESSNYGLEYLQALNERWLELKVVPNL
- a CDS encoding PAS domain-containing protein, translating into MLASITSKIIQKLNIKKNLYGNQDDLPKGKVAKKDVQDALQEVYKRGDKVMTVFIGLHLVVALIIALIFQNIWAETLTAGLTAVGLFGLSVTFRPRKFFTRVIAGICLQMFAFLLFYQLQVQGQKIDEGRFFFFIAFTIMIVYQDWRAIWPGAIFLFGVITLPIVLSYVELFTGANIGSFLDFVMETEFVKATRELFFATEGKQQVILYDRLIAYFGILSIQVVLCSSWAYFMQIQTIKEMLSKRSLIAQQKQIAQANEELENNVKNKTEDLQRALETSQTTEEELRQNMEELQATQDEMNVQSRKIRDSQEAMKKVEQELRQRQQDMERTQWLESNLSKFDDLMRLNYDKSLEEFTDVVLLNLADLLNGSQAALYVYDEDKDRIEMKGGYACTPKTVKKSSFYIGEGVLGQIVKTKKTHYLEDLPIDSATVESALSKISNKSLIVVPLLYNEKIQGVLELASLSAMSELHRHFLERLGKNIASMLQNIRSMLRTQKLLKQSREMTDELQRNTAQIEQTQLEIERRAAEFQAQFNAINLSMLVVEYTEEGEITQVNKKFLKLSKYTKDELVGQHHSSLLPVKVAESEDYKQFWRKVHEEAYHETEHKLVTKDGATFWLRANYYCLATEQKKKPSTKPIYASGTKQLPTTSPQSEGTPTTTTHSAPPSVVRDVSGAHSMSQTIMMIGWDISLQKLQEQQIKQNLEELQTRELESQQSIKQMQKLQDELETRAKEYQGQLQAINLSIAMINMDRDGVILSMNDKFAEIFNYAKNDLVGQHHEVLVRDGYAKSKPYRKLWQQLYKNEFVEGEFKGITRDEKVVWLRGSYYPITDARNNLSKILVLAYDITKEREQAAQIKQNIADLEKVREELEIKTNEMSAQLEVVNLIAGVVELAPTGEILSVNELFLEFAKYDGVEELAGQHHQVLVDAGFAQTKAYKKLWETLGKGEHIEGIYEYLAKDKSKIKLQGSFFPVKNQEGKVFKILHLTLDITTDSKQRIGAGE
- a CDS encoding WG repeat-containing protein, yielding MKHLILKSLVISSLLLFGNLIAAQAQPPAREYGFINKKGKVIVKMKYAYAGNFSEGRAVIKVGKKYGFIDKKGREVIKPQFDKALDFSEGLAAVKKDGKYGFIDKKGKIKIDFQFERAGKFSEGLAAARMDYRWGFIDKRGRKVIDYQYTYVRPFKEGLSAISQSGKSGFIDRGGRIVIGRLYRSVSDFNQGLALVEKGHKKYGFIDKTGTEVIPPTYYRAKKFTEGLAAVQKDFKYGYIDLTGNLTIKNDYSRVQSFSEGLAWVRKSHKANYGAIDKNGKTIIEPLYKKAKRFREGYAIVSKDKQYGVIDRKGKVIVDFKYDLILHFHEGMARIVKINEEYETTIETPIATTRKVRKKPRVITTYEYGVINKKGQMLIPTNYARLGSVSEGLIMAKKTKKGLYGYINLKNETVIPFKFKRAYSFSDGLAAVRTDNSFYGYINKKGKLVIPATYDRAYPFSEGLADVKVNGKYGYINKQSKLVIPAIYSLCYSFKKGVARVKSNGKYGLIDKKGKLLLPIEYDYISYVNDDLLVKVKKDEKYGFANIQGKVVVPLQYKKAGNFSHGLANVNKEGKWGFINTTGKVVVPFQYNYTYEFSEGLAAVKKDGKVGYIDTKGKLVIPIMYYNYGNRFHEGLAWVKKTPLGKYGAIDKKGKVVVDFGYAVGYRFNNGIAIVKRAKLRTGKYGAIDNKGKLVVDLKYDRLYYHGKKGLLKVSKVTRIVSQPIKTTPTKRYVTTSTQGILSPRGKLLIPPKYYRLGTPSKGLVVARKKSGGKYGFVNLKHEVAIPFEYDWAGSFGKEGLAPVRKNGERGYINTKEQWVIRGGYTSVSEFSEGLARVRKDGKYYFIDKNGKNVLSVNYSYVTAFENGYAKVVENKKYGCIDKKGKLIVPCEYDYVIGVKEGIIRVKKDRKYGAVNTQGKLIVPCEYDYVAAAKEGIIRIKKDRKYGYANQKGIIVPTQYDLNLGFSEGLGRVEKDGKYGYVNKTGKIVIPLQYDYATKYSQGLAAVKKDGRYGYINKTGKTILPFKYPTAFEFSEGLAWVKDLGSNKFGAINTKGKMVIPPTFRYTENFKKGTSIASKGSYGSGYYVVDTKGKTLTTQAYKQIRRLDNGFFKITQKTKKVIEDPPVVRKKVKRPNIRYGLIDMKGKVVIPAKHHYLGRYQEGLIRVQAKRYGKYGYFNKQGKVVIEPQYQYSADFSEGLAAVKQNKKYGFIDKKGKLVIPIQYDFAAGFKEGLARIKKDGKYGFINKKNKLVIPATYDYVADFIAGLAKVRKDKKYGFINKKGKLVIPIQYDFAYSFAEGKAAVRKGKYYGYINTQGEEIIPLVQSYYPRQFSEGLALVKQARKYGFINAKGVLTVPMQYEGGSSFKNGVALMKKNDKWGGINTKGKVVIPFEYEDYYSSTQKLSILKKNGKWGAVNAKGKVVVPFKYTKLKPFSNGFAVIGETTKE